The DNA window ACCGCGGTGCAGGCGGCCGTGGAATAAGTTCACGTTGCCGAGAAATTCATAGACAAACGGACTGGCCGGTTGCTCGTACACTTCATCCGGTGTGCCGACTTGCTCGATCCGGCCTTCGTTCATGACCACCACGCGGTCGGCGACTTCGAGCGCTTCCTCCTGGTCATGCGTGACGAAAACGCTGGTGATATGCATATCGTCGTGCAGGCGGCGCAACCAGGAACGCAATTCCTTGCGCACTTTGGCGTCCAATGCGCCGAAAGGCTCGTCCAGCAATAACACTTTCGGTTCCACCGCCAGCGCCCGCGCCAGGGCAATGCGCTGGCGCTGGCCACCGGAGAGCTGATGCGGATAACGATCCGCCAGCCAATCCAGTTGCACCAGATGCAGTAATTGCATGACGCGTTCGCGGATTTCCGCTTTGGACGGGCGGAATTCTTTAGGCCGCACGCGCAAACCGAATGCGACGTTCTCGAAAATCGTCATATTGCGGAACAGGGCGTAATGCTGAAAAACGAACCCGACCTGGCGCTCGCGCACATGCTGGTTGGTGGCGTCTTTGCCATGAAATAACACTTGTCCGCTATCGGCGGTTTCCAGCCCTGCGATTACGCGCAGTAACGTGGTTTTGCCGGAACCCGAGGGACCCAGCAACGCCAATAGCTCACCGGAGTGCACTTGCAAGCTGACATCGCGCAGCGCGGTGAATGTGCCGAATTGTTTGGAAAGACTCATAACTTCAATACTCATTCTTCACCTCGTTGTTTTTGGTATTGCTGGTTGCGAAACTCAATCAGTGTTTTTAGCGCCAGCGTGATCAGCGCCAGTAAGGCAAGCAGCGAAGCCACGGCGAACGCAGCAGCAAAGTTGTATTCGTTGTAGAGAATCTCGACGTGCAGCGGCAATGTATTGGTGCTGCCGCGAATATGGCCGGATACTACCGACACCGCGCCGAATTCGCCCATCGCGCGCGCGTTGCACAAAATGGCGCCGTACAACAGACCCCATTTGATATTCGGCAAGGTGATCTGATAAAAGGTTTGCCAGCCGCTGGCACCCAATACCACCGCGGCTTCCTCTTCTTCGGTGCCTTGCGCTTGCATGAGCGGGATCAATTCGCGCGCGATGAACGGCACGGTGATGAAAACGGTTGCCAGCACGATGCCGGGGACGGCGAAAATAATTTTAAAATCGTGCTCCGCTAACCACGGACCCAGCCAGCCTTGCAAGCCGAATACCAGTACGTAAATCAAGCCGGATACTACCGGCGAAACGGAGAACGGCAAGTCGATCAATGTGATCAGCAGATTTTTGCCGCGAAATTCAAATTTGGCGATGGCCCAGGCTGCGGCGATACCGAATACCAGATTGAGCGGCACGGCGATAGCCGCCACCGTGAGCGTCAGTTTGATCGCGGAAACCGCATCGGGATCGGTGATTGCCGCCAGATAAACATCCACGCCTTTTTTGAGCGCTTCATAAAAAACCGAAATCAGCGGAACAAACAGAAATAACGTCAAAAATACCAACGCCAATCCGATCAAGGAGCGGCGCACCCAGACAGGTTCTTGCGTGGCGCGCTGGCGGAAAGTTGCATTGGAAACGGGAAAGGTAAGCGTGGCCATGGTGATCCTCAAGAGTCAATACTGCGGCGCCGGCTCCACCATTGCAGCAGATTGATAATCAGCAACAGAATGAATGAAATGACCAGCATCACCACCGACAACGCGGTAGCACCGGCGTAGTCATACTGCTCCAGCTTGGTGATAATCAGCAGCGGTGTGATTTCGGAAATCATCGGCATGTTGCCGGCGATAAAAATGACCGATCCGTATTCACCGACGGCGCGCGCAAACGCCAGTGCAAAGCCGGTGATCAAGGCCGGGAAGAGTGCCGGAAAAATGACCCGCGCGAAGGTTTGCCAGCGGTTGGCGCCGAGTGTGGCAGCTGCTTCTTCCAGCTCGGCTTCGATATCCTCGAGCACCGGTTGCACCGTGCGCACCACGAAGGGCAGACCGATAAAAGTCAGCGCCACAAAAATTCCCAGCGGTGTGAAAGCCACTTTGATGCCCAAGGGTTCAAGAAACTGCCCGATCCAGCCATTGCCCGCGTACAGCGCGGTGAGCGAAATGCCGGCTACGGCGGTCGGCAGAGCGAACGGCAGATCGACCAAGGCATCGATAATTTTCTTCCCGGGAAAATCGTAGCGCACCAGTACCCACGCCACCAGAAGACCGCATGTCGCATTCACCAGCGCAGCCGCGAACGATGCGCCGAAGGTCAGCCGGTAGGAAGCTAAAACGCGCGGTGTGGTGACAATCGTCCAGAATTCCATCCAGGTTAATTCGGCAGTGCGGATAAAGGCCGCCGATAGCGGAATCAGGACGATCAGGCTCAGATACAACAAGGTGAATCCCAGCGCCAGATTGAAGCCCGGCAAAATGCTGTATTGCTTAAAAGTACTCACTCGAAAATTCCTTGTGGTATTTGCATCCAGTCATGGTCAAAAATTCGTTCGCCCGCCTTGGATACGGTGCAGTGCGGCGATGAGAAAATCGACATCCGCGCAGGTGTTGTAGAACGCCAGCGACGGCCGTACCGTGGTTTCCACACCGAAGCGGCGCAAAATCGGCTGGGCGCAATGATGCCCGGCGCGTACCGCGATTCCTTCGCGGTTGAGTGCCGTGCCGACTTCTTCGGAACTGAATCCCTGCAACACGAACGACAGCACCCCGGCTTTTTCCGCTGCGGTGCCGATCAAGCGTAATCCCGGAATCGCACTGAGGCCGCGCGTGGCGTAAACCAACAGTTGATGCTCGTAGCGGCTGATGTTGTCGATACCGATGCGCTGCACGTAATCGATCGCCGCGCCCAACCCGACGGCGTCGGCAATGTTGCCGGTGCCCGCTTCAAAGCGTGCCGGAGCCGCATGAAACGTGGTTTTCTCGAAGGTGACATCCTGAATCATATTGCCGCCTCCCTGCCAGGGCTGCATCGCATTCAGCAGATCGGCTTTGCCGAACAGCGCGCCGATGCCGGTCGGTGCAAATACTTTGTGGCCGGAAAAAACAAACCAATCGCAGTCCAGCTGCTGCACATCGACGCGCATGTGTGAAACGGATTGCGCGCCATCGACCAGCACGCGTGCGCCAACGCGGTGCGCCATCGCGATCATTTCCTGCGCGGGGGTGATGGTGCCGAGCGCATTCGATACTTGCGAAAATGCCACCAGCTTGGTGTGCGAATTGAGCAGTTTCTGATATTCATCCAGCAAGATCTGGCCCTGATCATCGACCGGAGCGACCCGCAATACGGCGCCTTTTTCGTTGCACAACTGCTGCCACGGCACGATATTGGCGTGATGCTCCAGCCAGGAGATCACGATTTCATCGCCGGCGTTGATATGCTGCCGTCCCCAGCTTTGCGCGACGAGATTGATGCCCTCGGTCGTGCCGCGCACGAAGACGATTTCGTCTGCCGATGGCGCATTGAGGAAACGGCCGACTTTTTTGCGCGCTTCCTCGTAAGCGTCGGTCGCACGCGCCGCCAATTCATGCGCCGCGCGGTGGATGTTGGAATTTTCGTGTTGATAGAAGTAGGAGAGACGATCAATGACCGATTGCGGTTTTTGCGTTGTGGCGGCGTTATCCAGCCAAATCAGCGGACGGCCGTTGACCAATTCTCTCAGGATCGGAAAGTCACGCCGGATGGCATTGACGTCAAAAGCGGGATGGGCGGATGCGAATTCCACAACCGGTCCGTCCGATCCGGAAGATGCGATGCTGTCGAGAAAATAAAATGACGATCCGGGATTTTGCGTGATGGGTATGCCAGTATAGATATGCGGAACTTCTTGCACCGGCGGGAGAAGGGCGCGTAACTCGTCTTCGAACGGCAGGGGGATGGTGGACGGATAAGGAAGAACTCCCGCAATTGGGGGATTTGAGGCCAATGCGGGAGTTTCCAGCGCCGCAGCAGCTGCTGCCGGCGTGGAGGGAACGCTTGCGGCAGGGGCTGTGGCGGATAAAGCGGGGGAGAATTCTTTTACTGGCGCCAGCAGAGCGTTGAGTTCGGTTTCAAACGGCAACGGAATGTCCGGCCGGAATGCGGAGTTCTCCACGTGCGGATGATCCGTTGGAAATGCCGGGATCTCCAATGCTGTCGCTGGCGCAGCCGCCGCGCCGGGCAGTGCGTTTGGATGAGCAACGGATGCCGTATTTGGTAACGCAGTAAAAAATTCGTTAGCCAAGCGTGTCAGCAGCTCGACATCCGGCAGGAAGCCGGATGTCGCTTGCAAGCCTTCGCCCGCCAGCCGGTCGAGATTATTTGTACTCATGATAATGACCTACTTCGACATTTTCGAGCACACCGAGCGCATCTTCGGTCAATACCGCCAGCGAGCAATAAAGGGAAACCAGGTAGGAAGCAATCGCTTTGTGATTGATGCCCATGAAACGCACCGACAATCCCATGCCTTGCTGGCCCGGTAAGTTCGGCTGATAAAGCCCGACTACACCTTGCCGGCTTTCCCCGGTACGCAGCAACAGAATATTGGTTTTGCCACCGGTAATATTGAGCTTGCTGCTTGGAATCAATGGAATTCCGCGCCAAGTTAAAAATTGTGAGCCAAACAGCGATACGGTCGGAGGTGGAACGCCACGGCGGGTACATTCGCGGCCAAACGCGGCAATCGCTTGCGGGTGCGCCAAGAAGAACCCCGGCTCTTTCCACACGCGCGCAATCAGTTCGTCCAGATCGTCGGGAGTGGGTGCGCCGGTACGTGTCTTCACTTTCATGGATTTTGCCACGTTGTTCAGCAGACCGTACTCCTTGTTGTTGATCAGCTCGCTTTCCTGACGTTCTTTGGCTGTTTCGATGGTGAGGCGCAATTGCTCGCGGATTTGATTGTGCGGGCTGCTGTACAGATCGGAAACGCGGGTATGGACATCCAGCACGGTATTCACCGCACTCAGTACATACTCCCGCCCCCATTCTTCGTAATCCACGAATGTCGCCGGTAGTTCGCGCTCATCCTTGGCGGAGCAGTCGACTTCGACTTGATCGGGGTCTTTTACTTTGTTCACGCGGTAAATACCCGCCTCGACCGGCACCCAGTGCAATAGGTGGGTGAGCCAGCGCGGCGTAATGGTGCCCATCATCGGCACGGTTTTGGTGGCGTTGGCAAGCGTCCGGGCGGCGACATCGCTTAATGCGGTATGGGCTTGATGAATATCGGTCATTGTATTTTCTCCTTGGATGAATGATTGCTATGATTTTGTGGTGCCGGCCCGGATGTATGAAAAAACATCCGGATCGGCCGATGCTTTGTTGTTTATTGCTTCATTGGTCTTGCTACTTCCGGTAACTCGATGGTTTCAATCAGCGATACCGCTTTACCGAGTAAATTGCCTTGCAAGTAATCGATATCGCTGCGTTTGGCGATAACCAGCTGTTCGGGTGTTTCAATGTCCCGCACCAATAAGCTGGAACCGAAGCTGTGGACAGTATCCGTCAGTGCTGTAATGGCTTCATGGCGCAGCAGATCGCTGGCCGCTATGCGTACGACATCCGGATACAAACTGCCCAGTTCCGCCATCCAGTCGCTGCGGCTGCCGGTATAGTTGGCGGCAATCCGGTAGCCGCGCGAACGGTAATTGCCGATGACATGCTGCAGCAATTTCCAGTTGCGGTTGACGATGGCGGGAATTTCGATGACCACGCGCGAGGTTTTCACCCCGATCAGGTCGAGAAAGTTCTCAAATGCGCGGCCGTGATCGTCCTTGACGCTTTCCAGCAAACGCGGATGGACTTCGACAAACAGATTGTCCGATTGGGAATGATGGTTGAAATAATAATTCAACGCATGAATCGCCCGGCACAAGCGATCGAGTTCGATCAACTGATCGTCTTTGGATGCCATGGCGAAAACTTGCCATGGCCAAAGCGCGATTTCTTCATTTGATTTGGAACGCACATAGGCGGCATGACCGATGGTTTTACCGTGGCCAATGTTGAAGATCGGCTGAAAAACGCTGGTCAATTCGCATTGGTAGAAATAACCGCTGATCCAGCCGTTTTTGGCTCGTTTCAAGGTGTAGTCGGTGGCTGAATTGATGAGTTCGAATTCATCCAGTGCGGTATGCGTATTGTTTGCTGTTGTGTTCATGGAATAATCTCCATAGAAATGAATGCTGCTGTAAGCAGATTACTGAGTAACAGATGTCCCAGGTATTTGTTCGTCGCCCGTCGGATTCCTTAATGCAATCTCCGCGACTGATTGCCATGACTGCAACAACTTTCAGCGCAACCGTTTTTATCCGCCGGATAAACATCCATTAATTTGCGTTTCAGCTCATTGACGGAGCGATGGCAATAAACCAGCGGAATGCCGTTACGACTGGCTTGTTCCTTGATCGAGTTGGCGAGGTTGTGATTAATGAAATCGCAAATCACGATCACCAATTGCGTTTCGCTGGGCAATTGCCGTTTATTGAATCCCTTCGCGCGGCCGCTCCAGTGCTCGATGCGGGCATTGCGCTGCGCGGCAATGAAGTGTTTGAACGAGGTGATATAATCTCCACCGACAATCAGCACGGTCATGTTGAATCCTCCTGGTCTGACAGCGCGCCGTAGCGCGCTGCGTTGTCATTACTTCAGATAAATCTGATCAAAGGTGCCGCCGTCGGCGAAGTGGGTTTTATGGGCATTTTTCCAGCCGCCAAATGCCTCGTCGATCTTGAAGAGTTCAATTTTGGGAAACTGACCGGCATACTTTTCCGCCACTTTGTCGAGGGTAGGGCGGTAAAAATGCTTGGCGGCGATTTCCTGCCCTTCTTCGGAGTAGAGATGTTCAAGATAAGCTTGCGCTACTTGGCGGGTGCCGCGTTTGTCGACGACTTTATCGACTACTGCAACCGGCGGTTCCGCCAGAATGCTCACCGATGGAATGACGACTTCAAATTTATCCGCGCCATATTCCTTGAGTGCCAGAAATGCTTCGTTTTCCCAGGAAATGAACACGTCGCCGACACCGCGCTCAACAAACGTCGTGGTTGATCCGCGTGCACCGGAATCCAGCACCGGTACGTTTTTATAAATGTTGCCGACGAATTCTTTGACTTTGTCTTCGTCACCATACTTACGTTTGCCGTATTGCCACGCCGCTAAATAATTCCACTGTGCGCCGCCGGAGGTCTTCGGATTGGGGGTGATCACCGCCACACCGGGGCGGGCCAGGTCGTCCCAGTCTTTAATTTCTTTGGGATTATCTTTGCGCACCAGGAAAATGATGGTCGAGGTGTACGGTGTGCTGTTGTGCGGCAGCCGTGCTTGCCAATTTTCCGGCAGCAACTTGGCTTTCTCGGCGATGGCATTGATGTCGTTAGCCAAAGCCAATGTCACCACATCGGCTTCCAAACCGTCAATGACGGAGCGTGCCTGCTTGCCGGAGCCACCATGAGATTGCCGGATCGTGACTTTCTCGTTGTTTTTCGCTTGCCAGTGTTTGGCAAAAGCCGTGTTGAATTCCTGATAGAGTTCGCGCGTCGGATCGTAGGAAACGTTCAGTAAGGTTTTTTCCGCCAGTGCATTGTTGCCGATGAGCAAAGCCGCTGCCAGGAAGCTTGTGGTAAGCCATGTCTTGCTGTTCATAATTTTTTCTCCATTGGAAATTTGAGAGGGTTTACAAGAGGCTGATGAGCACTTCAAAGTACAGGAAGTCCGTGTCACCTGAGCGTTGGTCGGTGCAAGGTTCTTTATGCAGCACAGCGCAAGAGGTTGCGGCGATGCGGTTCTTCACGAACTCGCCGGCGGTGAAGTGGGTGTAACCGAGAATGGTGCTGATGCGGGATGTGGCTTGATAACGGATGCGTCCTTCAAACGAATGGCCGGCAAAATCACCGCTTTTGCCGGTGCGGTCGCGATTGAACCCGGGATCCTTGATGGTATTGCTGATGTTGCCATCGAGAAAATCGAACATGCGATCGGTGCTGCTGGCCAGCCAGTATCCGCCGTAACCCATTTCAAAGCCGAGTTTCTGCGTCGGGCTGAACTCGAAGCGGATTTTCGGTGCTTTCAAGTTTTCATAAATCACATAGTGATCTGCCGACCAAGGCCGGGCAAACCCGAAGAAGCGGTCAAAACGGTTGTCGACATTGTCATTGGGATTTTTGTCGCCGCTGGCATAACCATAGAAGAGCCCTAAACGCGGCCTCCACGGATGGTTGAAGGTTTTGCCAAGCTCGACGGTATAGCCTTGCGCCTCGATACGATTGGGTCCTGTGTAGCCAAGCTGCCGGTTATAGCTGACATCGAAATCAAACCAGCTGCCCACATTGCCGTAGGCGCGGAATCCCGGCATATGAATTTCCCGGTCCAATCGGTTGGTCGCGGTGAAACCATCGGGATCGGCCGATTGCATTTGCCCCATATAATACGGTTGTATCGTGACAATGTCGGACCAGCGGCGCCACGTGCCGATGGCGCCAAAAGTCCACAGATGATTGTTCGCCACGTCAAATTGCGTTTGCAGGCGCCGCACCGGTTGCATACCGAATAAATCAACTTCCCAATCGTTGGCTTCACGACCTACATTGATGCGAAAACCTTCAAACGAATTGGTGGTGTTACGCCATTCGTTACGAGCGATAAAGCGCCGGTCGGTTGCTTCATAAGCCATACGGCCTACGCGAAAGCGGATTGGGCGATCGTTGCCGCGGTCGTCGACGCCGAGTGCTTTTTTGAAATAAAGCTCTCCGTACGCGTTAAGCAGGTCATACTCGTTTCTTTCCTGGTCGGTCGGTACAAAGCGGTTGTTATAAACCCGAGAGTCCTGAAATTCGACCGCAAAGCGGAATGGATCGAGAATGTCTTTGATCCCGATCCAGGCGCGATTACGCAGAAAAAAAGGATCGTCGTTGCCGCCTTCAATGCGGCGGATGTCGTTATGACGATGTTCGTAGCGCATGCGCGACTCCAGACCGATTTCCAGCCAGGTAATATCCTTGAACGCCTCGACACCGATATCGCTTAGCTTGCGTACGTAACGCGGCGGATCGGAATCCGGGTTGGTGGCATAGCTGTTGGAGCGCCGGTGATAGCTGGCCGATGGCGTGCTTGGTTTGGGCGCAATGGCCGGTAGCGATTTTTCCAGATCGGCTTGTTTGCTTTGATCGGATGGTTTGGTTTGTGCCGGTGATTGATTGACCGCTGGTTTTGCGGTCTCGTCCGACATTTGTTGTACTAACCGCAGAATATTTTGCTGCGCTGACTGGAAATCAACGATTGCCTTCTGTTCGGAAGATGCGCTGACGGAACCGATCGCAACCGCGCTCAACGCCACCAGGTGTAAAAAATACCAAAGAAACTTCACTTCATTCTCCTGAGTGAACCCTCCGGGAATCCGGTTGAGTCACTAATGTTTGTTATTTGTTACCCTCCAGTTTTGCTGGTCGGTATTTTTATTTTGAGATCGGCTGTGTCGTATCAACCGGATCCGGAAGTTGTTTGAGTGATTAGGATTTCAATGCCTTACGACTCGGTCCGCTTTGGTTGACACGAATTTTTTCCCGGCACTCGATTTGTACGACTCTGTTGTCATGAATGACGATTTCAATCGACCCGTATTCGATGCTTGCAACGGCGCGCAAAATTTCCTGCGCGATTTCTGCAGGAATTCTTTTGAGTTGATCGTTGGCAACAGCGATTTTGGGTTCTAAACCGGAATCAGTGGTCATTTGCAGTACTCAGAAAAGTGTTGAAAATTAATGGAAGCGAACAATAGCAATTTTTTTATATAAATAGAAATAATATTTTTTCATTTCTAAATAATATAAAATTATTTAGAAATGCTGTTTCCGAATGCAGGGAACTCGGGAGAGGTAAGGAGGTTCGATATAAAAAGCCGGGTAAATCGGAGAGATAAATGAGTAAGATACTGAAATGACGAATTTAGTATGATCCCGGTGACATTTGCTCAATTTGTTCGCATGAATAACGGGATGAGTCGGTCATTGTTGCGGCGATACCGGCCGGAAGCGATTCCAGTAAAATGGATCGCTGGAAATACGGAATTCAGGATCATCAATTATTCGATTATTAAGATAAATTTGACTGCATATGTTTAACCCAAGAAAATTTTTACTGATTGCAATGCTAATGGCGCTAATGGCGGCTTCCGTTTCCGGTTGTTCGGTTTTTATGGCGGCTAAACAGCCTGAGAAGAGAGATGTCGCTTTATTGAAGGAGGGCACATCCAGGGCTGTGCTGATTTCCGAATTCGGTGCGCCGGTTATCAGCGAATACCGCGATGGCAAACGATATGAAATATTTAAATTCGTGCAAGGGTACAGCACCGGTGCGAAAGCGGGCAGAGCATTTCTGCATGGTGCGGCGGATGTCGTGACGCTGGGGTTGTGGGAACTGGTCGGCACGCCCACGGAAATTACCTTCAATGGCGATGAAATGGCTTTTCAAGTCCGTTATGACGAAAATGATAGAGTGGATGAAGTCGCTCTGATAAAAAAAGAATAACCCGCTGACGGGTAATAAGCTTGGTTTTAAGCAGGTTTGCAAACCTATCGATAAATAATCATCCGGTGATGTGCGATTGCCATCCGGGAAAATCTTCATAGGAGTATCTGCATGATAACCCCAACGGGTCCGGAATCTTTTCTGACTAGACTGCATATTTGCACTTTCACATTGCTATGGCTCATGGCGCCACCGGCATTGGCGGAAGATATCGCGTGCGAGCAACACGGCGGCACGCAACTATGGATCTCACCGCTGAATCCCAAAGCCGGTGAGGCGATCAAGATTATGGCGGTATCTACCGATGGTCCGCTGGCTGAATTGCTCATGATCGACAATCAAGGTCGACGCACCGTGCTGCCATCGCGTCGCCGCGGCGGCCCGCCCTGGAG is part of the Gammaproteobacteria bacterium genome and encodes:
- a CDS encoding sulfate ABC transporter ATP-binding protein translates to MSIEVMSLSKQFGTFTALRDVSLQVHSGELLALLGPSGSGKTTLLRVIAGLETADSGQVLFHGKDATNQHVRERQVGFVFQHYALFRNMTIFENVAFGLRVRPKEFRPSKAEIRERVMQLLHLVQLDWLADRYPHQLSGGQRQRIALARALAVEPKVLLLDEPFGALDAKVRKELRSWLRRLHDDMHITSVFVTHDQEEALEVADRVVVMNEGRIEQVGTPDEVYEQPASPFVYEFLGNVNLFHGRLHRGRAWIGDIEVDAPEHAEAEELAAIAYVRPHEIEVERTRNGEAALAAQIVHVLSIGPIVRLELVRENDTEKNPVHAEISKERFRELQLAKGDKVFIKPRRLDLFPNYTQSHLRH
- the cysW gene encoding sulfate ABC transporter permease subunit CysW, with translation MATLTFPVSNATFRQRATQEPVWVRRSLIGLALVFLTLFLFVPLISVFYEALKKGVDVYLAAITDPDAVSAIKLTLTVAAIAVPLNLVFGIAAAWAIAKFEFRGKNLLITLIDLPFSVSPVVSGLIYVLVFGLQGWLGPWLAEHDFKIIFAVPGIVLATVFITVPFIARELIPLMQAQGTEEEEAAVVLGASGWQTFYQITLPNIKWGLLYGAILCNARAMGEFGAVSVVSGHIRGSTNTLPLHVEILYNEYNFAAAFAVASLLALLALITLALKTLIEFRNQQYQKQRGEE
- the cysT gene encoding sulfate ABC transporter permease subunit CysT, translating into MSTFKQYSILPGFNLALGFTLLYLSLIVLIPLSAAFIRTAELTWMEFWTIVTTPRVLASYRLTFGASFAAALVNATCGLLVAWVLVRYDFPGKKIIDALVDLPFALPTAVAGISLTALYAGNGWIGQFLEPLGIKVAFTPLGIFVALTFIGLPFVVRTVQPVLEDIEAELEEAAATLGANRWQTFARVIFPALFPALITGFALAFARAVGEYGSVIFIAGNMPMISEITPLLIITKLEQYDYAGATALSVVMLVISFILLLIINLLQWWSRRRSIDS
- a CDS encoding cysteine desulfurase: MSTNNLDRLAGEGLQATSGFLPDVELLTRLANEFFTALPNTASVAHPNALPGAAAAPATALEIPAFPTDHPHVENSAFRPDIPLPFETELNALLAPVKEFSPALSATAPAASVPSTPAAAAAALETPALASNPPIAGVLPYPSTIPLPFEDELRALLPPVQEVPHIYTGIPITQNPGSSFYFLDSIASSGSDGPVVEFASAHPAFDVNAIRRDFPILRELVNGRPLIWLDNAATTQKPQSVIDRLSYFYQHENSNIHRAAHELAARATDAYEEARKKVGRFLNAPSADEIVFVRGTTEGINLVAQSWGRQHINAGDEIVISWLEHHANIVPWQQLCNEKGAVLRVAPVDDQGQILLDEYQKLLNSHTKLVAFSQVSNALGTITPAQEMIAMAHRVGARVLVDGAQSVSHMRVDVQQLDCDWFVFSGHKVFAPTGIGALFGKADLLNAMQPWQGGGNMIQDVTFEKTTFHAAPARFEAGTGNIADAVGLGAAIDYVQRIGIDNISRYEHQLLVYATRGLSAIPGLRLIGTAAEKAGVLSFVLQGFSSEEVGTALNREGIAVRAGHHCAQPILRRFGVETTVRPSLAFYNTCADVDFLIAALHRIQGGRTNF
- a CDS encoding EAL domain-containing protein; translated protein: MNTTANNTHTALDEFELINSATDYTLKRAKNGWISGYFYQCELTSVFQPIFNIGHGKTIGHAAYVRSKSNEEIALWPWQVFAMASKDDQLIELDRLCRAIHALNYYFNHHSQSDNLFVEVHPRLLESVKDDHGRAFENFLDLIGVKTSRVVIEIPAIVNRNWKLLQHVIGNYRSRGYRIAANYTGSRSDWMAELGSLYPDVVRIAASDLLRHEAITALTDTVHSFGSSLLVRDIETPEQLVIAKRSDIDYLQGNLLGKAVSLIETIELPEVARPMKQ
- a CDS encoding DUF2325 domain-containing protein; its protein translation is MTVLIVGGDYITSFKHFIAAQRNARIEHWSGRAKGFNKRQLPSETQLVIVICDFINHNLANSIKEQASRNGIPLVYCHRSVNELKRKLMDVYPADKNGCAESCCSHGNQSRRLH
- a CDS encoding sulfate ABC transporter substrate-binding protein; this translates as MNSKTWLTTSFLAAALLIGNNALAEKTLLNVSYDPTRELYQEFNTAFAKHWQAKNNEKVTIRQSHGGSGKQARSVIDGLEADVVTLALANDINAIAEKAKLLPENWQARLPHNSTPYTSTIIFLVRKDNPKEIKDWDDLARPGVAVITPNPKTSGGAQWNYLAAWQYGKRKYGDEDKVKEFVGNIYKNVPVLDSGARGSTTTFVERGVGDVFISWENEAFLALKEYGADKFEVVIPSVSILAEPPVAVVDKVVDKRGTRQVAQAYLEHLYSEEGQEIAAKHFYRPTLDKVAEKYAGQFPKIELFKIDEAFGGWKNAHKTHFADGGTFDQIYLK
- a CDS encoding alginate export family protein, which gives rise to MKFLWYFLHLVALSAVAIGSVSASSEQKAIVDFQSAQQNILRLVQQMSDETAKPAVNQSPAQTKPSDQSKQADLEKSLPAIAPKPSTPSASYHRRSNSYATNPDSDPPRYVRKLSDIGVEAFKDITWLEIGLESRMRYEHRHNDIRRIEGGNDDPFFLRNRAWIGIKDILDPFRFAVEFQDSRVYNNRFVPTDQERNEYDLLNAYGELYFKKALGVDDRGNDRPIRFRVGRMAYEATDRRFIARNEWRNTTNSFEGFRINVGREANDWEVDLFGMQPVRRLQTQFDVANNHLWTFGAIGTWRRWSDIVTIQPYYMGQMQSADPDGFTATNRLDREIHMPGFRAYGNVGSWFDFDVSYNRQLGYTGPNRIEAQGYTVELGKTFNHPWRPRLGLFYGYASGDKNPNDNVDNRFDRFFGFARPWSADHYVIYENLKAPKIRFEFSPTQKLGFEMGYGGYWLASSTDRMFDFLDGNISNTIKDPGFNRDRTGKSGDFAGHSFEGRIRYQATSRISTILGYTHFTAGEFVKNRIAATSCAVLHKEPCTDQRSGDTDFLYFEVLISLL
- a CDS encoding YezD family protein is translated as MTTDSGLEPKIAVANDQLKRIPAEIAQEILRAVASIEYGSIEIVIHDNRVVQIECREKIRVNQSGPSRKALKS